A genomic region of Stenotrophomonas sp. NA06056 contains the following coding sequences:
- a CDS encoding organic hydroperoxide resistance protein, producing MSIEKVLYTAQATSTGGREGRSVSSDNVLDIQLSTPRELGGAGGPGTNPEQLFAAGYSACFLGALKFVAGQAKVALPADTTVTGKVGIGQIPTGFGIEAELTITVPGVPREQVEELVQKAHIVCPYSNATRGNIDVTLIVA from the coding sequence ATGTCCATCGAAAAGGTTCTGTACACCGCCCAGGCCACCTCCACCGGCGGCCGTGAAGGCCGTTCCGTGTCCTCCGACAATGTGCTGGACATCCAGCTGTCGACCCCGCGCGAGCTGGGCGGCGCTGGCGGCCCGGGCACCAATCCGGAACAGCTGTTCGCAGCCGGCTATTCGGCCTGCTTCCTCGGCGCACTGAAGTTCGTCGCCGGCCAGGCCAAGGTCGCGCTGCCGGCCGACACCACCGTGACCGGCAAGGTCGGCATCGGCCAGATCCCGACCGGTTTCGGCATCGAAGCCGAACTGACCATCACCGTGCCGGGCGTGCCGCGCGAGCAGGTGGAAGAGCTGGTGCAGAAGGCGCACATCGTCTGCCCGTACTCCAATGCCACCCGCGGCAACATCGACGTGACGCTGATCGTTGCCTGA
- a CDS encoding cation transporter, with the protein MAPLYNHAMAADHPHFFDPATEQGVLRLSIAGSLLLAAAAVVFGLLANSSLIIFDGIYGLIDVVMTWLSLLVARLIALSTQTDAVQSRLNQRFTMGFWHLEPIVLGVSGTLMIGAALYALVNAVDALMSGGRQIALGPAIIFAALSIVAESALAWFVLRANRRIGSEFIALDAKNWVIAASMSACYLAAFLGGVLVHGTSWAWVGPYIDPAILAFVCVLVMIAPLGTVRRALAGILLVTPPELQAHVDAVARAIVAKHGFVEHRSYVAQVGRGEQIELFFVVREDDPPRPLLEWDHLRDEIGDALGESSPDRWLTIMFTTDREWTI; encoded by the coding sequence ATGGCTCCGCTCTACAATCACGCCATGGCCGCTGACCACCCGCACTTCTTCGACCCCGCCACCGAACAGGGTGTGCTGCGCCTGTCCATCGCCGGCTCGCTGCTGCTGGCCGCTGCCGCGGTGGTGTTCGGCCTGCTGGCCAATTCTTCGCTGATCATCTTCGACGGCATCTACGGCCTGATCGACGTGGTGATGACCTGGTTGTCGTTGCTGGTCGCGCGGCTGATCGCACTGTCCACCCAGACCGATGCCGTGCAGTCGCGGCTCAACCAGCGCTTCACCATGGGCTTCTGGCACCTGGAACCGATTGTGCTGGGAGTGAGCGGCACGCTGATGATCGGCGCAGCGTTGTACGCGCTGGTCAATGCGGTCGATGCGCTGATGTCGGGCGGGCGGCAGATCGCGCTTGGTCCCGCGATCATTTTCGCGGCACTGTCGATCGTGGCCGAGAGCGCGCTGGCCTGGTTCGTGCTGCGTGCGAATCGGCGCATCGGCTCGGAATTCATCGCGCTGGATGCGAAGAACTGGGTGATCGCCGCGAGCATGTCGGCCTGCTACCTGGCGGCCTTCCTCGGCGGCGTGCTGGTCCACGGCACGTCATGGGCATGGGTGGGGCCGTACATCGATCCGGCCATCCTGGCGTTTGTCTGCGTGCTGGTGATGATCGCGCCACTGGGCACGGTCCGTCGCGCACTGGCCGGCATCCTGCTGGTCACCCCACCGGAGCTGCAGGCGCATGTGGATGCGGTGGCGCGGGCGATCGTTGCAAAACATGGCTTCGTCGAACACCGCAGCTATGTGGCCCAGGTCGGCCGTGGCGAACAGATCGAACTGTTCTTCGTGGTGCGTGAGGACGACCCGCCGCGGCCCCTGCTGGAGTGGGATCACCTGCGCGACGAAATCGGCGATGCGCTGGGCGAATCCTCGCCGGACCGCTGGCTGACCATCATGTTCACCACTGACCGGGAATGGACGATCTAG
- a CDS encoding SulP family inorganic anion transporter, whose protein sequence is MQTSYPLRQQWLGNLRGDLLSGAVVALALIPEAIAFSLIAGVDPKVGLYAAFSIAVITAIAGGRPGMISAATGAMALVMVDLVRDHGLQYLFAASILAGLLQVVAGLFKLGSLMRFVSRSVITGFVNALAILIFLAQLPELIGRGPTVYVLCAAALAIIYLLPRITRAVPSPLVAIVVLTAVVIGFGVEVRSVGDMGQLPDSLPHFLLPDVPLTWETLRILLPVSTTLAVVGLLESMMTLQIVEDITETPSERNRECIGQGVANTVTGFLGGMAGCAMIGQSVINVTSGGRGRLSCLVAGVLLLVLVVYGSDLVRQIPMAALVAVMIMVSIGTFSWRSLRDLRTHPRSSSAVMLLTVVVTVATHDLAKGVLSGVLLSALFFARKVGRMLDVQREDVADRQVYRVRGQVFFASAGQLGAAFDYQHVAAKVEIDLRDAHLWDLTAVAALERAQEKLAAHGAEVSVVGLNAASQTLIEQVGGRGSGH, encoded by the coding sequence ATGCAAACGTCCTACCCCCTGCGCCAGCAATGGCTCGGCAACCTCCGTGGTGATCTGCTGTCCGGTGCGGTCGTCGCCCTGGCGCTGATTCCCGAAGCCATCGCCTTTTCGCTTATCGCCGGCGTCGACCCGAAAGTCGGCCTGTATGCCGCGTTCTCCATCGCCGTGATCACCGCCATCGCCGGTGGCCGCCCGGGCATGATTTCCGCTGCCACCGGTGCGATGGCGCTGGTGATGGTCGACCTCGTACGTGATCACGGCCTGCAGTACCTGTTCGCCGCCAGCATCCTGGCCGGCCTGCTGCAGGTAGTGGCCGGCCTGTTCAAGCTCGGTTCGTTGATGCGTTTTGTTTCGCGCTCGGTCATCACCGGCTTCGTCAATGCGCTGGCGATCCTGATCTTCCTGGCGCAGCTTCCCGAGCTGATTGGCCGCGGTCCGACGGTGTACGTGCTGTGCGCGGCCGCACTGGCCATCATCTACCTGCTGCCGCGTATCACCCGCGCCGTGCCATCACCGCTGGTAGCCATCGTCGTGCTTACCGCCGTGGTGATCGGTTTCGGCGTCGAGGTGCGCAGCGTCGGCGACATGGGCCAGCTGCCCGACAGCCTGCCGCATTTCCTGTTGCCCGATGTGCCGCTCACCTGGGAGACGCTGCGTATCCTGCTGCCGGTGTCGACCACGCTGGCGGTGGTCGGCCTGCTCGAATCGATGATGACCCTGCAGATCGTCGAGGACATCACCGAGACGCCCAGCGAGCGCAACCGCGAATGCATCGGCCAGGGCGTGGCCAACACGGTCACGGGTTTCCTCGGTGGCATGGCCGGCTGCGCAATGATCGGCCAGTCGGTCATCAACGTAACCTCCGGTGGCCGCGGGCGCCTGTCCTGTCTGGTGGCCGGCGTGCTGCTGCTGGTGCTTGTGGTGTACGGCAGCGACCTGGTGCGGCAGATTCCGATGGCGGCACTGGTGGCGGTGATGATCATGGTCAGCATCGGCACCTTCAGCTGGCGCTCGCTGCGCGACCTGCGCACGCATCCACGCAGTTCCTCAGCCGTGATGCTGCTCACCGTGGTGGTCACCGTAGCGACCCATGACCTGGCCAAAGGCGTGCTCAGCGGCGTGTTGCTGTCGGCGCTGTTCTTCGCCCGCAAGGTGGGCCGCATGCTCGACGTGCAGCGCGAAGATGTTGCGGATAGGCAGGTTTACCGCGTGCGCGGCCAGGTGTTCTTCGCTTCGGCCGGACAGTTGGGTGCAGCGTTCGACTACCAGCACGTGGCGGCGAAGGTCGAGATCGACCTGCGCGACGCCCACCTGTGGGATCTGACTGCGGTCGCCGCGCTGGAACGCGCGCAGGAAAAGCTGGCTGCGCACGGTGCCGAGGTCAGCGTTGTCGGCCTCAACGCCGCCAGCCAGACCTTGATCGAACAGGTGGGAGGGCGTGGCAGCGGGCATTGA
- the dusA gene encoding tRNA dihydrouridine(20/20a) synthase DusA: MPVSTINRPMTSATARYADSLRLSVAPMMDWTDRHCRVFHRLLAPGVRLYTEMVHANAVIHGDRQRLLGFDASEQPLALQLGGSDPDLLAQAARIAAEWGYDEVNLNCGCPSDRVQAGRFGACLMREPALVAECVSAMVAAVDIPVTVKCRLGVDEDDNYDVFASFVDRQVDAGAAMVVVHARNAWLKGLSPKENREVPPLKYDWAYRLKQERPALPVVLNGGLASIEAVQAQAAHVDGVMLGRAAYHDPYLLHQLEALHTGAPLRPRGELLRALRPYIDARLGEGLALKHITRHILGLFHGQPGGRAFRQVLSEGAHRPGADWALIEQALSVTEREADRAAA; encoded by the coding sequence ATGCCAGTCTCCACGATCAACCGCCCGATGACGTCCGCCACCGCCCGTTACGCTGATTCCCTGCGCCTGTCCGTCGCCCCCATGATGGATTGGACCGACCGCCATTGCCGGGTGTTCCACCGCCTGCTGGCGCCAGGGGTGCGGCTGTATACCGAAATGGTGCACGCCAACGCCGTGATCCACGGTGATCGCCAGCGCCTGCTCGGTTTCGATGCCAGCGAACAGCCGTTGGCGCTGCAGTTGGGCGGCAGCGATCCCGACCTGTTGGCACAGGCGGCGCGCATCGCCGCCGAGTGGGGCTATGACGAGGTCAACCTCAACTGCGGCTGCCCGTCCGACCGCGTGCAGGCCGGGCGTTTCGGTGCCTGCCTGATGCGCGAGCCGGCGCTGGTGGCCGAATGCGTATCGGCCATGGTCGCGGCGGTGGATATCCCGGTGACGGTGAAGTGCCGCCTGGGCGTGGACGAGGATGACAACTACGACGTGTTCGCCAGCTTCGTCGACCGCCAGGTGGATGCCGGTGCCGCGATGGTGGTGGTGCACGCCCGCAATGCCTGGTTGAAAGGCCTGTCGCCGAAGGAGAACCGCGAGGTTCCGCCGTTGAAGTACGACTGGGCCTATCGCCTGAAGCAGGAGCGCCCGGCGCTGCCGGTGGTGCTCAATGGCGGCCTGGCCAGCATCGAGGCGGTGCAGGCACAGGCTGCGCACGTCGATGGCGTGATGCTCGGTCGCGCGGCCTACCACGATCCCTACCTGCTGCATCAGCTGGAGGCCCTGCACACCGGCGCGCCGCTGCGACCGCGCGGTGAACTGCTGCGCGCCCTGCGCCCCTACATCGACGCCCGCCTGGGCGAGGGCCTGGCCCTGAAGCACATCACCCGCCACATCCTCGGCCTGTTCCACGGCCAGCCCGGTGGTCGCGCATTCCGCCAGGTGTTGAGCGAGGGCGCCCATCGCCCCGGTGCCGACTGGGCGCTGATCGAGCAGGCCCTTTCCGTAACCGAACGCGAAGCCGATCGCGCCGCTGCGTGA
- a CDS encoding response regulator transcription factor — MRILLVEDEAPLRETLAARLKREGFAVDAAQDGEEGLYMGREVPFDVGIIDLGLPKMSGMELIKALRDEGKKFPVLILTARSSWQDKVEGLKQGADDYLVKPFHVEELLARVNALLRRAAGWSKPTLECGPVALDLAAQTVSVAGSNVDLTSYEYKVLEYLMMHAGELVSKADLTEHIYQQDFDRDSNVLEVFIGRLRKKLDPDGELKPIETVRGRGYRFAIPRNEG; from the coding sequence ATGCGTATCCTTCTGGTCGAAGACGAAGCCCCGCTGCGTGAGACCCTGGCAGCCCGGCTCAAGCGCGAAGGTTTTGCCGTCGATGCAGCGCAGGACGGCGAAGAAGGCCTGTACATGGGCCGCGAAGTGCCGTTCGACGTTGGCATCATCGACCTTGGCCTGCCCAAGATGTCGGGCATGGAGCTGATCAAGGCCCTGCGCGACGAAGGCAAGAAGTTCCCGGTGCTGATCCTGACCGCGCGTTCGAGCTGGCAGGACAAGGTCGAGGGCCTGAAGCAGGGCGCCGACGATTACCTGGTCAAGCCGTTCCATGTGGAAGAGCTGCTGGCCCGCGTCAACGCGCTGCTGCGCCGTGCCGCTGGCTGGAGCAAGCCGACCCTGGAATGCGGCCCGGTCGCACTGGATCTGGCAGCGCAGACCGTCAGCGTGGCCGGCAGCAATGTCGACCTCACCAGCTACGAGTACAAGGTGCTGGAGTACCTGATGATGCATGCCGGTGAACTGGTCTCCAAGGCCGACCTCACCGAGCACATCTACCAGCAGGACTTCGACCGCGACTCGAACGTGCTGGAAGTGTTCATCGGCCGCCTGCGCAAGAAGCTGGACCCGGATGGCGAACTGAAGCCGATCGAGACCGTGCGCGGTCGTGGCTACCGTTTCGCGATTCCGCGCAACGAGGGCTGA
- a CDS encoding sensor histidine kinase, protein MSGRLWFFRRWRPRSLQARQMFAASVGLVAFLALAGYALDAAFADTAKANLRERLKNYATAYAAGIDFTRDRSLYIREQPPDPRFDVPGSGLYLQVVMPDGKGNSMSAEGPMLPTVGGGLLAPRQEVFEGPLPMIQIDGSQGSVYRYGLGLVWDADADPATEFPYTIYVMEDSRALGAQLRVFRSRVWFYLGGIGLILLLLQTVILQWSLRPLRRVITELTKVQRGETERMSERHPRELEPLTDSINAFIEGERENLERQRNTLADLAHSLKTPIAVLRTQMDSGAGDGALREELDVQLQRMNNLVSYQLARAASSGHKLFSAPLPIESNAEEIVRGLEKVYASKGVLCEFDIDPAARFHGEPGDLQELLGNLLENAFKWAKRRVLLTAQPLPAPNARRAGLLLAVDDDGPGIAPDDIGKVLQRGVRGDERVQGHGIGLSIVQDLIKDYRGELMVSRSSELGGARFEVRLPPGP, encoded by the coding sequence ATGTCCGGCCGTCTGTGGTTCTTCCGACGCTGGCGGCCGCGCTCTCTGCAGGCGCGCCAGATGTTCGCCGCGTCCGTGGGTCTGGTCGCGTTCCTGGCCCTGGCCGGTTACGCGCTTGATGCCGCCTTCGCCGATACGGCGAAGGCGAACCTGCGCGAGCGCCTGAAGAACTATGCCACCGCCTACGCGGCCGGCATCGACTTCACCCGTGACCGTTCGCTGTACATCCGCGAGCAGCCACCGGATCCGCGTTTCGACGTGCCCGGCAGCGGCCTGTACCTGCAGGTGGTGATGCCTGACGGCAAGGGCAATTCGATGTCCGCCGAAGGCCCGATGCTGCCCACCGTCGGCGGTGGCCTGCTGGCCCCGCGCCAGGAAGTGTTCGAAGGCCCGCTGCCGATGATCCAGATCGATGGCAGCCAGGGCTCGGTGTACCGCTATGGCCTTGGCCTGGTGTGGGATGCCGACGCCGACCCGGCCACCGAATTCCCCTACACCATCTACGTGATGGAAGACTCGCGCGCGCTGGGTGCGCAGCTGCGCGTGTTCCGCAGCCGGGTCTGGTTCTACCTGGGCGGCATCGGCCTGATCCTGCTGCTGCTGCAGACGGTCATCCTGCAGTGGAGCCTGCGTCCGTTGCGGCGGGTGATCACCGAGCTGACCAAGGTCCAGCGCGGCGAGACCGAGCGCATGAGCGAGCGCCACCCGCGCGAGCTGGAGCCGTTGACCGACAGCATCAACGCCTTCATCGAGGGCGAGCGTGAGAACCTCGAGCGCCAGCGCAATACCCTGGCCGACCTGGCGCACAGCCTGAAGACACCGATCGCGGTGCTGCGCACGCAGATGGACAGCGGTGCCGGCGATGGCGCCCTGCGCGAAGAGCTGGACGTGCAGCTGCAGCGCATGAACAACCTGGTGTCCTACCAGCTGGCACGCGCGGCTTCGTCGGGCCACAAGCTGTTCTCTGCACCGCTGCCGATCGAATCCAACGCCGAGGAAATCGTGCGCGGCCTGGAGAAGGTCTATGCATCGAAGGGCGTGCTGTGCGAATTCGACATCGACCCGGCCGCGCGCTTCCACGGCGAACCGGGCGATCTGCAGGAACTGCTGGGCAACCTGCTGGAGAACGCGTTCAAGTGGGCCAAGCGCCGCGTGCTGCTGACCGCGCAGCCGCTGCCGGCGCCGAACGCGCGCCGCGCCGGCCTGCTGCTGGCGGTGGATGACGATGGCCCGGGCATTGCCCCGGACGACATCGGCAAGGTGCTGCAGCGTGGTGTGCGCGGCGATGAGCGCGTGCAGGGCCACGGCATCGGCCTGTCGATCGTGCAGGACCTGATCAAGGACTACCGCGGCGAGCTGATGGTGTCCCGTTCCAGTGAACTGGGCGGCGCCCGCTTCGAAGTACGCCTGCCGCCGGGCCCGTAA
- a CDS encoding M90 family metallopeptidase, producing MAQLPAGHVPLIKSLLQWLRPAPRPIEDAHWNDACRRAAWVRGLDDERRTRLRALTARFLHEKTISPIGELQLQPADGVLLAALCCLPLLEFGEVGLEGWSQLIVYPDAFRVHRSHMDAAGVLHEWDDELIGESWDSGPLILSWADVQADLAAPHEGYCVAVHEMVHKLDALDGAMDGTPPLPRAWQREWAAAFQKSYDAFCAQVDAGEETLIDPYAAEAPEEFFAVASEYHFSAPDLLAEALPEVAAHLRRFYGEPPKIEIR from the coding sequence GTGGCACAGCTACCTGCCGGGCATGTTCCGCTGATCAAGTCGTTGCTGCAGTGGCTGCGGCCGGCGCCGCGGCCGATCGAAGACGCACACTGGAACGATGCCTGCCGCCGTGCAGCGTGGGTGCGTGGCCTGGACGACGAACGGCGTACACGCCTGCGCGCGCTGACCGCGCGCTTCCTGCATGAGAAGACGATCTCCCCGATTGGCGAGCTGCAACTGCAGCCGGCCGATGGCGTGCTGCTGGCCGCACTGTGCTGCCTGCCACTGCTGGAGTTCGGCGAGGTCGGACTGGAAGGCTGGTCGCAGCTGATCGTCTACCCCGACGCGTTCCGCGTGCATCGCAGCCACATGGATGCCGCTGGCGTTCTGCACGAGTGGGATGACGAGCTGATCGGCGAGTCGTGGGACAGCGGTCCGTTGATTCTTTCATGGGCCGATGTGCAGGCCGACCTGGCTGCGCCGCATGAGGGCTACTGCGTGGCCGTGCATGAGATGGTGCACAAGCTGGATGCGCTGGATGGGGCAATGGACGGCACGCCACCGTTGCCGCGCGCATGGCAACGCGAGTGGGCTGCGGCTTTCCAGAAATCGTACGACGCGTTCTGCGCGCAGGTGGATGCGGGCGAGGAAACGCTGATCGACCCGTACGCGGCGGAAGCACCGGAAGAGTTCTTCGCGGTGGCCAGCGAGTACCACTTCTCTGCGCCGGACCTGCTGGCCGAAGCGCTGCCGGAGGTGGCTGCGCATCTGCGGCGGTTCTATGGCGAGCCGCCGAAGATCGAAATACGGTAG
- the birA gene encoding bifunctional biotin--[acetyl-CoA-carboxylase] ligase/biotin operon repressor BirA, producing the protein MDDRQLLAKLAAGRLSGDALARELGQTRAAIWKRIQGLRAAGVDVEGRAGEGYGLTRPVDLLEATTIRAGLPKDAAALLHDLQVAWTVDSTNAELLRCSAPQRGVSVLLAERQTGGRGRRGRTWASPLAAHVYLSVLRLFEGGLGRLAGLSLVAGVAVAEALHDLGYAQAQLKWPNDVLVDGRKLVGLLAEGGGEYAGPARAVIGIGINVHMPPAFAEQITQPWVDLDTLAGASVDRNTVVAAVLTRLLPALEEFDREGLAPFLPRYAAFDMLAGREVRVQLDGQWQHGTALGLADDGALRVDIDGRERLLHAGEVSVRKA; encoded by the coding sequence GTGGACGATCGCCAACTGCTGGCCAAACTCGCTGCCGGTCGCCTGTCCGGCGACGCCCTGGCCCGTGAGCTGGGCCAGACCCGGGCCGCCATTTGGAAGCGTATTCAAGGGCTTAGGGCCGCCGGTGTCGATGTGGAAGGGCGCGCGGGCGAGGGCTACGGGCTGACCCGGCCGGTCGACCTGCTGGAGGCCACGACCATCCGTGCCGGCCTGCCCAAGGACGCCGCCGCGCTGCTGCACGACCTGCAGGTGGCCTGGACGGTGGACTCCACCAACGCAGAATTGCTGCGCTGCAGCGCGCCCCAGCGCGGTGTCAGCGTCCTGCTGGCCGAGCGCCAGACCGGTGGCCGTGGCCGTCGCGGCCGCACCTGGGCCTCGCCGTTGGCCGCGCACGTGTATCTGTCGGTACTGCGCCTGTTCGAGGGTGGCCTGGGCCGTCTGGCTGGCCTGAGCCTGGTCGCCGGCGTCGCCGTGGCCGAAGCGCTGCATGATCTGGGCTACGCGCAGGCGCAGCTGAAATGGCCGAACGACGTGCTGGTGGATGGTCGCAAGCTGGTCGGCCTGCTGGCCGAGGGCGGCGGCGAATACGCCGGCCCGGCGCGTGCAGTGATCGGTATCGGCATCAACGTGCACATGCCGCCGGCCTTCGCCGAACAGATCACCCAGCCCTGGGTGGACCTGGACACGCTGGCCGGTGCATCGGTGGATCGCAACACGGTGGTGGCCGCAGTGCTGACACGCCTGCTGCCGGCGCTGGAGGAATTCGATCGCGAAGGGCTGGCGCCGTTCCTGCCGCGCTATGCAGCGTTCGACATGCTGGCGGGGCGCGAAGTGCGCGTGCAGCTGGATGGCCAGTGGCAGCACGGCACCGCGCTTGGCCTGGCCGATGACGGCGCGCTGCGCGTGGACATCGATGGCCGCGAGCGCCTGCTGCATGCCGGCGAAGTCAGTGTGAGAAAAGCATGA
- a CDS encoding type III pantothenate kinase: MSDWLFDLGNSRFKFAPLHGDRAGDVQAWAHGAEGMAGQPPHSLPSGGTAFVASVAAPSLTSAMLDQLQRRFEHVHVVRTSAQCAGVRIAYAKPEKFGVDRFLALLAAAKAQRPVLVVGVGTALTIDLLDADGQHHGGRISASPTTMREALHARAVQLPASGGDYSEFANDTADALASGCDGAAVALVERSARQAQALLGVMPALLVHGGGAPALMPLLDGADYHPSLVLDGLARWAVHQPAG, encoded by the coding sequence ATGAGCGACTGGTTGTTCGATCTGGGCAATTCACGCTTCAAGTTTGCCCCTCTGCACGGCGACCGCGCCGGCGACGTACAGGCCTGGGCGCATGGCGCCGAAGGCATGGCCGGACAACCGCCGCACAGCCTGCCCAGTGGGGGCACCGCGTTTGTCGCCAGTGTCGCCGCGCCGTCGTTGACCAGCGCCATGCTGGATCAGCTGCAGCGCCGCTTCGAGCACGTGCATGTGGTGCGTACCAGCGCCCAATGTGCAGGCGTACGCATTGCCTACGCCAAACCGGAAAAATTCGGTGTCGACCGTTTCCTGGCCCTGCTGGCTGCCGCCAAGGCGCAGCGGCCGGTGCTGGTGGTCGGTGTCGGCACCGCGCTGACCATCGACCTGCTTGATGCCGATGGCCAGCATCATGGTGGACGCATTTCCGCCTCGCCGACCACCATGCGCGAGGCATTGCACGCGCGCGCGGTGCAGCTGCCGGCCAGTGGTGGTGACTACAGCGAATTCGCCAACGACACCGCCGACGCGTTGGCGTCGGGCTGCGATGGTGCCGCCGTTGCATTGGTCGAACGCAGTGCCCGCCAGGCGCAGGCGCTGCTGGGCGTGATGCCGGCGTTGCTGGTGCATGGCGGAGGTGCACCCGCGCTGATGCCGCTGCTGGACGGTGCCGACTACCACCCCTCGCTGGTGCTGGATGGCCTCGCCCGCTGGGCGGTGCACCAGCCCGCAGGCTAG
- a CDS encoding SPOR domain-containing protein, whose translation MLTRALIVVLAILNLGVATWWLLRDEPARAPLPPPPTGVAELRWLPGGTDAAVAAQVSAAAPTEALVEREAAPATAVAAAPAPVAATPPAPSKPTEPLKAPEPVAAIAKPAPEPEAEKPAAPAAPPRCLALGPFADRAAATAAQGRAGNLLSQVRLREQPAASGSARYRVLLPAAASRDDAQATVKRIVAAGLSDYYIISQGEETNAIALGQYRNREGAERRIAAVQAAGFQPRLVASGDAGQWWLEGQLAAAAEPAQAQQRSGAAQQRSLECTRLR comes from the coding sequence ATGCTGACCCGTGCCCTGATCGTCGTGCTGGCGATCCTCAATCTTGGTGTCGCCACCTGGTGGCTGCTGCGCGATGAACCTGCGCGTGCGCCGTTGCCGCCGCCCCCGACCGGCGTGGCCGAACTGCGCTGGCTGCCCGGCGGGACCGATGCGGCCGTAGCCGCGCAGGTCTCGGCAGCGGCACCCACTGAAGCGCTGGTGGAGCGTGAAGCTGCCCCAGCTACCGCAGTGGCTGCTGCGCCCGCACCGGTAGCCGCGACACCTCCAGCACCCAGCAAGCCCACCGAGCCGTTGAAGGCACCTGAGCCGGTCGCCGCCATCGCCAAGCCAGCGCCGGAACCGGAGGCCGAGAAACCCGCAGCCCCGGCTGCACCGCCGCGCTGCCTGGCACTGGGCCCGTTTGCCGACCGTGCCGCCGCCACCGCTGCGCAGGGCCGTGCAGGCAACCTGCTGAGCCAGGTACGCCTGCGCGAGCAGCCCGCCGCCAGCGGCAGCGCCCGTTACCGTGTGCTGCTGCCCGCCGCCGCCAGCCGCGATGACGCGCAGGCCACGGTCAAGCGCATCGTCGCCGCTGGCCTCAGCGACTACTACATCATCAGCCAAGGCGAAGAGACCAACGCCATTGCGCTTGGCCAGTACCGCAACCGTGAGGGTGCCGAGCGGCGCATTGCCGCTGTGCAGGCCGCCGGCTTCCAGCCGCGTCTGGTGGCCAGTGGTGACGCGGGCCAATGGTGGCTGGAAGGGCAGCTGGCGGCTGCCGCCGAACCGGCCCAGGCACAGCAGCGCAGCGGTGCCGCGCAGCAACGGTCGCTGGAATGCACGCGACTGCGCTAG
- a CDS encoding DUF3011 domain-containing protein encodes MRRHAVSLAAALVCTAFVAPAMAAVPFFNATCPGGLDIHADEGGPVYVQGREAALKRFNDRYFEARDAQSGVTVSITTADDGAPQISYTGRDGANGICQASAAGAPASSGHREHRGNADDSDASLPSEVTCESTDQRQVSCDMDTRGNVEIVRQLSRTRCDQGSNWGLSRHSVWVNGGCRATFRNVSKAAANAPAGDTALGSCNASKGAQGTLVTQVPVGTDYQELIIDYPDGRFLCMMNNNGRVQSVTPIRRRGR; translated from the coding sequence ATGCGCCGCCACGCTGTTTCCCTTGCCGCTGCACTGGTGTGTACCGCTTTCGTCGCCCCGGCCATGGCCGCCGTACCGTTCTTCAACGCCACCTGCCCGGGTGGCCTGGATATCCACGCCGACGAGGGTGGGCCGGTCTACGTGCAGGGGCGCGAAGCGGCATTGAAGCGCTTCAATGATCGCTACTTCGAAGCGCGTGATGCGCAGAGCGGGGTGACGGTGTCGATCACCACCGCCGACGATGGCGCGCCGCAGATCAGCTACACCGGCCGCGACGGCGCCAACGGCATCTGCCAGGCCAGCGCCGCTGGCGCGCCGGCATCATCTGGGCATCGCGAACATCGTGGCAACGCTGACGACAGCGATGCGTCGCTGCCCAGCGAAGTGACCTGCGAATCCACCGACCAGCGCCAGGTATCCTGTGACATGGACACGCGTGGCAACGTGGAGATCGTGCGCCAGCTCAGCCGTACCCGTTGCGACCAGGGCAGCAACTGGGGCCTGTCGCGGCATTCGGTGTGGGTCAACGGTGGTTGCCGTGCGACGTTCCGCAACGTGTCAAAGGCCGCAGCCAACGCGCCAGCCGGCGATACCGCGCTCGGTTCGTGCAACGCAAGCAAAGGCGCACAGGGCACGCTGGTGACCCAGGTGCCGGTCGGAACCGACTACCAGGAACTGATCATCGATTATCCCGACGGCCGTTTCCTGTGCATGATGAATAACAACGGCCGGGTGCAGAGCGTGACGCCGATTCGCCGCCGCGGGAGATGA